One genomic window of Eptesicus fuscus isolate TK198812 chromosome 6, DD_ASM_mEF_20220401, whole genome shotgun sequence includes the following:
- the LOC129149302 gene encoding olfactory receptor 7D4-like: MEAENHTEASQFLLLGLSDDPNLQPVLCGVFLSMYLFTVLGNLLIIVAIISDSHLHTPMYFFLSNLSLVDICFTSTTVPKMLVNVQAQRKTISYIGCLTQVYFTMIFSGMDHCLLTVMAYDRYVAICHPLYYMVIMNPRFCGTLVLISWLIIVSVSLLHILLMRRLTFCVGTEIPHFFCELTQTLKVACSDTFINSIILNVATALLGVIPVTGILFSYSRIVAALMRMSSAGGKYKAFSTCGSHLAVVSLFYGTGLGVHLSSALTHSSLQNSIASVMYTVVTPMLNPFIYSLRNKDVKGSLRRLLNLGAPCL, from the coding sequence ATGGAAGCTGAAAACCACACAGAAGCATCACAATTCCTGCTCCTGGGTCTCTCAGATGATCCTAACCTGCAGCCCGTCCTCTGTGGAGTGTTCCTGTCCATGTACCTGTTCACTGTGCTTGGAAACCTGCTCATCATTGTGGCCATCATCTctgactcccacctccacaccccaatgtatttctttctctccaaccTGTCCCTTGTTgacatctgtttcacctccaccacGGTCCCAAAGATGCTGGTGAATGTCCAGGCACAAAGGAAAACCATCTCCTACATCGGGTGCCTCACTCAGGTGTATTTTACTATGATATTTTCTGGAATGGACCACTGCCTCCTGActgtgatggcctatgaccggtatgtggccatctgccaccccctGTACTACATGGTCATCATGAACCCACGCTTCTGTGGCACTCTGGTTCTGATATCTTGGCTCATCATTGTCTCGGTCTCCCTGCTTCATATTCTACTGATGAGGAGGCTGACCTTCTGTGTCGGCACTGAAATCCCACATTTCTTCTGTGAACTGACTCAGACCCTCAAGGTGGCCTGCTCTGACACCTTCATCAATAGCATCATCTTGAATGTGGCTACTGCCCTTCTGGGTGTGATTCCTGTCACAGGAATTCTGTTTTCTTACTCTAGGATTGTTGCCGCTTTAATGAGAATGTCCTCTGCAGGAGGGAAATATAAAGCATTTTCCACCTGTGGGTCTCACCTGGCTGTGGTCTCCTTGTTCTATGGGACAGGCCTGGGGGTCCACCTCAGTTCTGCTCTGACCCATTCTTCCCTACAAAACTCAATTGCCTCAGTCATGTACACTGTGGTcacccccatgctgaaccccttcatctacagcctgaggaacaAGGATGTGAAGGGGTCCCTGAGAAGGCTCCTCAACCTAGGAGCACCTTGTCTGTGA